The genome window CGGCGCGGGTCCGCGAGATCCTCCTGCACGGATCGGGTGAGGAGGAGTTCACCTTCGAGTGGAAGGGAGGGCGGAGCAAGTACACCTTCCGCCGGTCGTTCGAGGGGGTGATCCCGACGCTGCGCCGGCGGTACAAGGACTCGCACTCTCAAGCCGTGCGCGATCAGATCGGGAAGCTGATGACCGTGACGCCGTGCGCCGAGTGCGGGGGGGCGCGTCTGAAGGCCGAGGCGCGGGCGGTGAAGCTCGCGGGGCGCGGGCTTCACGAGTACTCGGGGCTCGACGTGGCGGCGGCGCGGGCGACCTTCGCGTCGCTCCCTCTGACCCCGAGCGAGGAGACGATCGCCCGCCCGCTCCTCAAGGAGATCCTCGAGAGGCTGGGCTTCCTCGAGTCGGTCGGCCTCGGATACCTCTCGCTCGATCGCACGGCCTCCACGCTGTCGGGGGGCGAGAGCCAGCGCATCCGCCTCGCGACGCAGATCGGATCGCGCCTGAGCGGCGTGCTCTACGTGCTGGACGAGCCGTCGATCGGGCTTCACTCGCGCGACAACCGGCGGCTCCTCGAGATGCTCAAGGCGATGCGCGATCTCGGCAACACCCTCATCGTCGTGGAGCACGACGAGGAGACGATCCGCGAGGCCGACCACGTGATCGACCTGGGCCCCGGCGCCGGCGAGCATGGCGGGGAGATCGTCGGGCAGGGATCCGTCGAGGACGTGGTGAAGGCCCCGCGCTCCCTGACGGGGGCGTACCTCTCGGGACGGCTCTCGATCGAGACGCCGGGGATCCGGAGGCGCCCCGATCCCGGGCGCGCGATCGTCGTGCGCGGCGCCGCGGCGAACAACCTCAAGAAGATCGACGTCGCCTTTCCGCTCGGCGTCCTCACGGCGGTCACCGGGGTGTCGGGGTCGGGGAAGAGCACCCTGGTGAACGAGATCCTCCACAAGGCGCTCGCCCGCTCGCTCCACGGCGCGGGAGATCCGCCGGGGCGCCACGATCGCATCGAGGGGATCGACCGGATCGACAAGATCATCGACATCGACCAATCCCCCATCGGCCGCACCCCCCGCAGCAACCCGGCGACGTACACCGGCGCCTTCTCGCCGATCCGCGATCTCCTCGCGCTGGTCCCCGAGTCGCGCGCGCGCGGTTACACCGGCGGGCGCTTCTCGTTCAACGTGAAGGGGGGGCGCTGCGAGGCCTGCCAGGGGGACGGCGTGCGGCAGATCGAGATGCACTTCCTCCCCGACGTGCACGTGACGTGCGAGGCGTGCGGCGGCAAGCGGTACAACCCCGAGACGCTCGAGATCCGATACAAGATGAAGAACATCGCCGAGATCCTCGACCTGTCGGTGGAGGAGGGGCTCGCCTTCTTCGAGAACATCCCGGCGATCGCGAAGAAGCTCGAGACGCTCGTGGCGGTGGGCCTCGGCTACGTGCGGCTGGGCCAGCCGGCCACGACGCTGTCGGGAGGAGAAGCGCAGAGGATCAAGCTCTCCCGCGAGCTGAGCCGCACCGAGACGGGCCGGACGCTCTACGTCCTCGACGAGCCGACGACGGGACTCCACTTCGACGACATCCGGAAGCTCCTCGGCGTCTTGCAGGCGCTCGTGGAGTCGGGGAACACCGTCG of Acidobacteriota bacterium contains these proteins:
- the uvrA gene encoding excinuclease ABC subunit UvrA is translated as MQEKIVIRGASQHNLRHLDLEIPRNRLTVVTGVSGSGKSSLAFDTIYAEGQRRYVESLSAYARQFLEQMEKPDVEHIEGLSPAIAIEQRSASHNPRSTVGTVTEIHDYLRVLFARAGTPHCHTCGRPIAAQTVQQMADRVLASPAGSRFQVLAPVVRGRKGEFRKMLQELGRKGFVRARVDGQSLEIAGVGEIDKKRAHTIEIVVDRLQVSADVRGRLVDSLETALREADGLAVVAFTGGEEITFSEKLACLHCGTSVPEMAPRTFSFNSPYGACPGCDGLGTRPEFDAEKIVPNPDLSLEEGAIVASGWSSSTWMKIFLKAIAKTHPVDPRLPFRKLPARVREILLHGSGEEEFTFEWKGGRSKYTFRRSFEGVIPTLRRRYKDSHSQAVRDQIGKLMTVTPCAECGGARLKAEARAVKLAGRGLHEYSGLDVAAARATFASLPLTPSEETIARPLLKEILERLGFLESVGLGYLSLDRTASTLSGGESQRIRLATQIGSRLSGVLYVLDEPSIGLHSRDNRRLLEMLKAMRDLGNTLIVVEHDEETIREADHVIDLGPGAGEHGGEIVGQGSVEDVVKAPRSLTGAYLSGRLSIETPGIRRRPDPGRAIVVRGAAANNLKKIDVAFPLGVLTAVTGVSGSGKSTLVNEILHKALARSLHGAGDPPGRHDRIEGIDRIDKIIDIDQSPIGRTPRSNPATYTGAFSPIRDLLALVPESRARGYTGGRFSFNVKGGRCEACQGDGVRQIEMHFLPDVHVTCEACGGKRYNPETLEIRYKMKNIAEILDLSVEEGLAFFENIPAIAKKLETLVAVGLGYVRLGQPATTLSGGEAQRIKLSRELSRTETGRTLYVLDEPTTGLHFDDIRKLLGVLQALVESGNTVVVIEHNLDVIKTADHVIDLGPEGGDAGGRVVASGTPEEVAKVAASHTGAWLARLLGRRTGSARSGRRA